One stretch of Methyloversatilis sp. RAC08 DNA includes these proteins:
- a CDS encoding sodium:solute symporter family protein: MDLQTTIYIGVGLSFALYIGIAIWARAGSTSEFYAAGGSVHPVTNGMATAADWMSAASFISMAGLISNMGYGGGLFLMGWTGGYVLLAMLLAPYLRKFGKFTVPQFIGDRFYSKSASMVAVICLLTASITYIIGQMTGVGVAFSRFLGVSSEVGIYVGMGIVFLYAVFGGMKGITYTQVAQYIVLILAYTVPAIFISLQLTGMPIPQLGLGSNMVGTDVSLLSKLDMVVTDLGFGQYTTTTAGSTLNMFVYTLSLMIGTAGLPHVIMRFFTVPTVKDARSSAGWALVFIAILYTTAPAVAAMAKLNLHGTVNTAVVKGGDLYAEESSIKADDRPDWMKRWEKTGLLKFEDKNGDGRIQYYNDKPKSEEAAAKAEAAGWKGNELTVNADIIVLANPEIALLPNWVIALVAAGGLAAALSTAAGLLMAISSAVSHDLIKNVFVPDISEKNELLAGKIAMAVAIVISGWLGLNPPGFAAGTVALAFGIAASSLFPAIMMGIFSKKMNKEGAIAGMLSGLAITLFYVFAHKGIFFVKGTEYVDMIGGANSFFGITPEAFGAIGALVNFIVAFAVDKVTKEPPEHIQHMVEAVRIPRGSKAVDGAH; this comes from the coding sequence ATGGATCTGCAAACAACCATCTACATCGGTGTCGGCCTGAGCTTCGCGCTCTACATCGGCATCGCCATCTGGGCTCGTGCAGGATCGACGAGCGAGTTCTACGCTGCCGGCGGCAGCGTGCACCCGGTCACCAACGGCATGGCGACTGCGGCTGACTGGATGTCGGCCGCATCCTTCATTTCGATGGCCGGCCTGATTTCCAACATGGGTTACGGCGGCGGCCTGTTCCTGATGGGTTGGACCGGCGGTTACGTGTTGCTGGCCATGCTGCTGGCACCGTACCTGCGCAAGTTCGGCAAGTTCACGGTGCCGCAGTTCATCGGCGACCGCTTCTACTCGAAGTCGGCCTCTATGGTTGCGGTGATCTGCCTGCTGACCGCATCGATCACCTACATCATCGGCCAGATGACCGGCGTGGGCGTGGCATTCTCGCGCTTCCTCGGCGTGTCGTCCGAGGTGGGCATCTATGTCGGCATGGGCATCGTGTTCCTGTACGCCGTGTTCGGCGGCATGAAGGGCATCACCTACACGCAGGTCGCGCAGTACATCGTGCTGATCCTGGCCTACACGGTGCCGGCCATCTTCATTTCGCTGCAGCTTACCGGCATGCCGATTCCGCAGCTGGGCCTGGGTTCGAACATGGTGGGTACCGACGTGTCGCTGCTGAGCAAGCTCGACATGGTCGTGACCGATCTGGGCTTCGGCCAATACACCACGACCACGGCGGGCTCGACGCTCAACATGTTCGTGTACACGCTGTCGCTGATGATCGGTACCGCCGGTCTGCCGCACGTGATCATGCGATTCTTCACCGTTCCGACGGTCAAGGACGCACGCAGCTCGGCCGGCTGGGCACTGGTGTTCATCGCCATTCTCTACACGACCGCTCCGGCTGTCGCGGCGATGGCCAAGCTCAACCTGCACGGCACGGTCAATACGGCCGTCGTGAAGGGCGGTGACCTGTACGCCGAAGAGTCGAGCATCAAGGCCGATGATCGTCCGGACTGGATGAAGCGCTGGGAGAAGACCGGCCTGCTGAAGTTCGAGGACAAGAACGGCGACGGTCGCATCCAGTACTACAACGACAAGCCGAAGAGCGAAGAAGCTGCGGCGAAGGCCGAAGCGGCCGGCTGGAAGGGCAACGAGCTGACGGTGAATGCCGACATCATCGTGCTGGCCAACCCGGAAATCGCGCTGCTACCCAACTGGGTCATCGCGCTGGTGGCTGCGGGTGGTCTGGCTGCGGCACTGTCGACCGCTGCCGGTCTGCTGATGGCCATTTCGTCTGCCGTGTCGCACGACCTGATCAAGAACGTCTTCGTTCCTGACATCAGCGAGAAGAACGAGCTGCTGGCCGGCAAGATCGCCATGGCGGTGGCCATCGTGATTTCGGGCTGGCTCGGTCTGAACCCACCTGGCTTCGCAGCCGGTACGGTGGCACTGGCCTTCGGTATCGCGGCATCGTCGCTGTTCCCGGCCATCATGATGGGCATCTTCTCGAAGAAGATGAACAAGGAAGGCGCCATCGCCGGCATGCTTTCCGGCCTCGCCATCACGCTGTTCTACGTGTTCGCGCACAAGGGCATCTTCTTCGTGAAGGGCACCGAGTACGTCGACATGATCGGCGGCGCGAACAGCTTCTTCGGCATCACGCCGGAAGCCTTCGGTGCCATCGGCGCGCTGGTCAACTTCATCGTTGCGTTCGCGGTGGACAAGGTGACCAAGGAGCCGCCGGAGCACATCCAGCACATGGTCGAAGCCGTGCGCATCCCGCGCGGTTCCAAGGCGGTGGATGGCGCGCACTGA
- a CDS encoding DUF4212 domain-containing protein, protein MEKGNSGYWQATLGLLTKILIVWFVVSFGAGILFADALNGIKLGGYPLGFWFAQQGSIYVFIALIFYYAKKMGDIDRQFDVHED, encoded by the coding sequence ATGGAAAAAGGTAACAGTGGCTACTGGCAAGCCACATTGGGCCTGCTCACCAAGATCCTGATCGTCTGGTTCGTGGTGTCGTTCGGCGCCGGCATCCTGTTCGCGGACGCACTCAACGGCATCAAGCTGGGCGGCTACCCGCTCGGATTCTGGTTTGCACAGCAAGGCTCGATCTACGTCTTCATCGCGCTGATCTTCTATTACGCCAAGAAGATGGGCGACATTGACCGTCAGTTCGACGTACACGAGGATTGA
- a CDS encoding potassium/proton antiporter, whose protein sequence is MVAINGYLLLAGLLLFASVLGSTVSTRLGLPLLLLFLVVGMLAGEDGPGGILFSDFTTATLVGQLALAVILLDGGLRTRTETFRVALRPAAVLASWGVVATALPLGLFATWLLDVDWRLGMLLAAIVGSTDAAAVFALLRNSGVRLNQRVKATLEIESGANDPMAILMVTMLVEMLLHPEQSSPLRFALMLVSQMGLGALAGLAGGWVLARLLRRLKLAEGLYALLILSGGLLIFAATNLLNGSGFLAIYIAGLIVGNRRSHATEHVLRVMDGLAWLAQAGMFVVLGLLVTPSHLLDHAWEALAMAVFLILVARPFAVATGLLPFRYRPREVAYISWVGLRGAVPIVLAIVPVMMGVPDSLLLFDVAFAVVLLSLLVQGATVPSAARVLGVEVPPRDEPVDRREVWVGGDAALELLEYLVGAGSSAEGRHPDDIAADFGEPGEVRCVAVTRAQRLVRLQPASRLAEGDAVWFAAPEALAEPIARAFGAVSGGLSAHAGFFGEFVVDPSCRAGDLALNYGFELSAEDAELDLKTLMLFRLGRGAVVGDRVSVGAIQLTVRRMDAAGNVVAVGLKVPHAGEH, encoded by the coding sequence ATGGTCGCAATCAACGGATATCTTCTGCTGGCCGGCCTGCTGCTGTTTGCCAGTGTGCTCGGCAGCACCGTGTCCACCCGGCTCGGGCTACCGCTGCTGCTGCTGTTTCTCGTTGTCGGCATGCTGGCCGGCGAGGACGGGCCCGGCGGCATCCTGTTCAGCGACTTCACGACCGCGACGCTGGTCGGCCAGCTCGCGCTCGCCGTCATCCTGCTCGACGGCGGTCTGCGCACCCGCACCGAAACCTTCCGCGTGGCGCTGCGCCCGGCGGCCGTGCTGGCCAGCTGGGGCGTGGTGGCCACTGCGCTGCCGCTCGGGCTGTTCGCCACCTGGCTGCTCGATGTGGACTGGCGGCTCGGCATGTTGCTGGCCGCCATCGTCGGCTCGACCGACGCCGCAGCCGTGTTCGCGCTGCTGCGCAACAGCGGGGTGCGCCTGAATCAGCGGGTGAAGGCCACGCTGGAGATCGAATCCGGCGCCAATGATCCGATGGCCATCCTGATGGTGACCATGCTGGTCGAAATGCTGCTGCACCCGGAACAGTCGAGCCCGCTGCGCTTCGCGCTGATGCTCGTCAGCCAGATGGGGCTGGGTGCGCTGGCCGGTCTCGCCGGCGGCTGGGTGCTGGCGCGCCTGCTGCGCCGGCTCAAGCTGGCCGAAGGCCTGTATGCCCTGCTCATCCTGTCCGGCGGTCTGCTGATCTTCGCCGCCACCAACCTGCTCAACGGCAGCGGTTTTCTCGCCATATATATAGCGGGGCTCATCGTGGGCAACCGGCGCAGCCACGCGACCGAACACGTGCTGCGCGTGATGGACGGTCTGGCCTGGCTGGCGCAGGCCGGCATGTTCGTCGTGCTCGGCCTGCTGGTGACGCCATCGCACCTGCTCGACCACGCGTGGGAAGCGCTGGCCATGGCGGTGTTCCTGATCCTGGTTGCGCGCCCGTTCGCGGTCGCCACCGGACTGCTGCCCTTTCGCTACCGGCCGCGCGAGGTGGCCTACATATCGTGGGTCGGACTGCGCGGCGCAGTGCCCATCGTGCTGGCCATCGTGCCGGTCATGATGGGCGTGCCCGACTCACTGCTGCTGTTCGACGTCGCCTTCGCCGTCGTGCTGCTGTCGCTGCTGGTGCAGGGTGCCACCGTGCCCTCGGCCGCGCGCGTGCTCGGCGTAGAGGTGCCGCCGCGCGACGAACCGGTGGACCGGCGCGAAGTGTGGGTCGGGGGCGACGCCGCGCTGGAGCTGCTCGAATATCTCGTCGGCGCCGGATCGTCGGCAGAAGGACGTCACCCGGACGACATTGCAGCCGACTTCGGCGAACCCGGCGAAGTGCGCTGCGTCGCCGTCACGCGCGCGCAGCGCCTGGTGCGCCTGCAGCCCGCGTCGCGGCTGGCCGAAGGAGACGCCGTGTGGTTCGCGGCCCCGGAGGCGCTCGCCGAACCGATCGCCCGCGCCTTCGGCGCCGTGTCCGGCGGCCTGAGTGCGCACGCGGGTTTCTTCGGCGAATTCGTCGTCGACCCCAGCTGCCGCGCCGGCGACCTTGCGCTGAACTACGGCTTCGAATTGTCGGCCGAAGATGCCGAACTCGACCTGAAGACGCTGATGCTGTTCCGCCTCGGCCGCGGCGCCGTCGTCGGCGACCGCGTCAGCGTCGGCGCCATCCAGCTCACCGTGCGCCGCATGGACGCCGCCGGCAACGTGGTCGCGGTGGGGTTGAAGGTGCCGCATGCGGGGGAGCATTGA
- a CDS encoding AbrB/MazE/SpoVT family DNA-binding domain-containing protein: MFAVAKITAKGQTTIPQDVRTALHVAPGDLIAWEVRADGTATVRRVQALDLEYLRAVEGTLSEWAGSADEEAYREL; encoded by the coding sequence ATGTTTGCTGTCGCCAAAATTACCGCCAAGGGTCAAACCACCATTCCGCAGGACGTACGCACTGCGCTGCATGTTGCGCCGGGCGATCTGATCGCCTGGGAAGTCCGTGCCGACGGCACGGCTACGGTGCGCCGTGTGCAGGCGCTCGATCTGGAGTACCTGCGCGCGGTCGAAGGCACGCTTTCGGAGTGGGCGGGCAGCGCCGACGAGGAAGCCTACCGTGAGCTTTGA
- a CDS encoding type II toxin-antitoxin system PemK/MazF family toxin, protein MSFERFTVVRVPFPFTDRNATKNRPALVLSDSAAFNTPAGHSVMAMITSQGNAPWPLDCPIADPGTAGLPAPSLVRFKLFTLDHRLVRGELGRLSAADAVSVRGGLSRLLEGSE, encoded by the coding sequence GTGAGCTTTGAGCGCTTCACGGTGGTGCGCGTGCCGTTTCCTTTCACCGACCGCAACGCCACCAAAAACCGCCCGGCGCTCGTGCTGTCCGACTCCGCCGCATTCAACACCCCGGCCGGTCACTCGGTTATGGCGATGATCACGTCGCAGGGCAACGCACCGTGGCCGCTCGACTGCCCGATTGCCGACCCGGGCACTGCTGGCCTGCCCGCACCGTCGCTGGTGCGCTTCAAACTGTTTACGCTCGATCATCGACTTGTGCGCGGCGAACTTGGCAGGCTGTCCGCCGCCGATGCGGTATCTGTGCGCGGCGGTCTGAGCCGCCTGCTGGAAGGGTCGGAATGA
- a CDS encoding tyrosine-type recombinase/integrase, translated as MQRERLTAERIRRFTCPKDVKQSFLWDTEAPRLAVRATAGAKSFVFEAKLHGQTIRLTIGDAAAWKIEDARAEACRLQTLVNRKVDPRQERAEKLASIEAQREREKRVKSHALDAWAEYVEARRSKWGARTLADHQSMVSEGGKPKTRGRKKGEGDTTQPGILRALLSRPLESIDAEAVRDWLKEEVKKRPTSTALAFRLLRAFINWCLSRKEFAPLVHADACKTRTARDELPKKAAKDDCLQREQLSLWFEKVRALPNPVHAVYLQVLLLTGARREEIAGLRWVDVDFRWKSLTIKDKVEGHRVIPLTPYVESLLQDLKNRHDADANRAGKLFGADKEKAEQITERVREWVFSSPTAASGRLREPRIAHNKALVAGGLPPLTLHGLRRSFGTLSEWVDAPSGVSAQIMGHKPSAIAEKHYLRRSLDLLRVWHIKIEQWMLQEAGITQSEEQPSQDAHSSVT; from the coding sequence ATGCAACGCGAACGACTGACTGCCGAACGCATCCGCCGATTCACCTGCCCGAAGGATGTAAAGCAGAGCTTCCTCTGGGATACCGAGGCCCCGCGTCTTGCGGTGCGTGCTACTGCGGGCGCAAAGTCTTTCGTCTTCGAGGCCAAACTTCATGGTCAGACCATTCGCCTGACTATCGGCGACGCGGCGGCATGGAAGATCGAAGATGCGCGCGCCGAGGCCTGCAGGCTGCAGACCCTGGTCAACAGGAAAGTCGATCCTCGCCAGGAACGTGCCGAAAAACTTGCATCCATCGAAGCGCAGCGTGAGCGGGAAAAACGAGTCAAGTCCCATGCGCTTGATGCGTGGGCGGAATACGTTGAGGCGCGGCGCTCAAAGTGGGGTGCGCGTACGCTTGCAGACCATCAAAGCATGGTCTCCGAGGGCGGAAAGCCGAAGACCCGCGGGCGGAAGAAGGGCGAGGGTGATACCACCCAGCCAGGCATCCTGCGCGCACTGCTGTCGCGGCCGTTGGAGAGCATCGACGCGGAAGCAGTGCGAGACTGGCTGAAGGAAGAGGTGAAGAAGCGGCCCACCTCCACCGCATTGGCGTTTCGGCTGTTGCGAGCATTCATCAACTGGTGCCTGAGCAGGAAGGAGTTTGCACCACTGGTACATGCAGACGCGTGCAAAACCCGTACCGCGCGCGACGAACTTCCGAAGAAAGCGGCGAAGGACGACTGCCTGCAAAGGGAACAACTTTCGCTGTGGTTCGAAAAAGTTCGTGCGCTGCCCAACCCCGTGCATGCCGTCTATTTGCAGGTACTGCTGCTTACCGGTGCTCGTCGCGAAGAAATCGCGGGCCTGCGCTGGGTGGATGTCGACTTCCGATGGAAGAGCCTCACCATCAAGGACAAGGTGGAGGGCCACCGCGTTATCCCGCTCACACCGTACGTCGAGAGCCTGCTGCAGGATCTGAAGAACCGTCACGATGCGGACGCAAACCGAGCGGGCAAACTGTTTGGTGCGGACAAGGAAAAAGCCGAGCAGATTACCGAGCGCGTACGCGAGTGGGTGTTCAGCAGTCCGACTGCGGCATCTGGTCGACTGCGGGAGCCACGCATCGCACATAACAAGGCCTTGGTCGCCGGCGGCCTGCCACCACTGACGCTGCATGGTCTGCGCCGGTCTTTCGGCACGCTGTCCGAGTGGGTGGACGCACCGAGCGGCGTAAGCGCGCAAATCATGGGCCACAAGCCGTCTGCGATCGCCGAAAAGCACTACCTTCGCCGGTCGCTCGATCTCCTGCGCGTTTGGCACATCAAGATCGAGCAATGGATGTTGCAAGAGGCCGGCATCACGCAGTCGGAGGAACAGCCGTCCCAAGATGCCCACTCATCCGTGACATAA
- a CDS encoding site-specific integrase, which produces MTGFNSVGLDYAFFWLKLTFLVCRIHFLSSTTYGDGNDATCKKTIEQYEKVFIRLINGCSSANEVLAKARQTTKNNTWFCYKAAVLFWSDYRQHVADNGLDPSRVPAEIQALSPSFLSDLQQLFQAAPPIPKETRKPRHSKRKDMRGAPSNWRELLWDESGLKEYRLHYALSAVTGCRPGEFDEGFLVKVIKDYILFGIKGLKVRASSGQPARVLIYKLVGARGLFLSEIVSTVKALPKNNQGFVTIEPINTKAYSAAIKRASLRLGLGGKTGLSAYNLRHSFASDLKAAGKTPEEIARALGHASTKTQSCYGHAGMSKGGGVVPVLIQAPKAVKLHPISNGKNYPNRKQSRHIGTP; this is translated from the coding sequence GTGACAGGCTTTAATTCAGTCGGACTTGATTATGCCTTTTTTTGGCTGAAATTGACATTCTTAGTTTGCCGCATACATTTCCTGAGTAGTACAACTTATGGAGATGGTAATGACGCAACCTGCAAAAAAACCATAGAACAGTATGAGAAAGTCTTCATCCGCCTGATAAATGGGTGTTCTAGCGCAAATGAGGTACTCGCGAAAGCAAGGCAAACAACCAAGAACAATACATGGTTCTGTTACAAGGCGGCAGTGCTGTTCTGGAGCGATTACAGACAACATGTCGCCGATAACGGACTTGATCCGTCGCGCGTACCCGCGGAGATCCAAGCGCTGTCACCGAGTTTTTTAAGTGATTTACAACAACTGTTTCAGGCGGCGCCGCCAATTCCCAAAGAAACTCGAAAACCACGTCACAGTAAGCGCAAGGATATGCGGGGTGCGCCATCCAACTGGCGTGAATTGCTCTGGGATGAATCAGGCTTGAAGGAATACAGACTGCACTACGCCCTGAGCGCCGTTACGGGATGTCGGCCTGGCGAATTCGACGAGGGTTTTTTGGTAAAGGTCATAAAGGACTATATTTTATTTGGAATAAAAGGACTCAAAGTAAGGGCGTCTTCAGGACAGCCTGCCAGGGTGTTGATCTATAAACTCGTAGGAGCAAGGGGCCTATTTCTCTCTGAAATCGTCTCGACGGTCAAAGCTCTGCCGAAAAACAATCAAGGTTTTGTGACGATTGAACCAATAAATACCAAGGCTTACAGCGCCGCCATTAAACGAGCTTCTCTACGTTTGGGGTTGGGGGGAAAGACTGGGCTCAGTGCTTACAATTTGAGGCATTCTTTTGCAAGTGACCTCAAGGCTGCAGGAAAGACACCTGAGGAAATCGCGAGAGCTCTGGGACATGCGTCCACAAAAACTCAAAGCTGCTACGGGCACGCAGGAATGTCAAAAGGAGGTGGCGTTGTACCAGTGTTGATCCAGGCCCCCAAGGCCGTGAAATTGCACCCGATTAGCAACGGCAAAAACTACCCTAATCGGAAACAATCCCGACACATCGGTACGCCCTAA